The DNA segment TCCTTCTGTTCCCCGATGATGCCCCAGATCTGGGCGTTTCCCTCCTCATCCGCCCGCTGGACATGCACGATGGCCACATCGGGCTGGAGGGCCGGGACGGCCATCAGGCGCTCGCCGGTGAACGGGCAGGTGATCTCCCGGTAATGGGGGTTGACCCGGGGCAGATCGTGGCCAGAGGGCCGCATCGGCATGAAGGGCAACCCTGCCGCCCCTGCCGTCAATCGCGCCACCATCGCGAAATGGGTGTATTCCTCAATCTCGATCTCCCCGGCCTCCACCGCCCGGCGGATGGCATGGAGCATCCCCACGCCGGGGTTACCGGCCCACGAGAAGATCAGCCGCCGCGCGCATCCGGCCGCCACCATCTGGTCGTAGATCAAATCCGGGGTGGCGCGGGCCAGGATCAGCCCTCGCTTCCGCTGGCGGATGATCTCATGCCCGGCCGCAAAGGGGATCAGATGAGTGAACCCGGCCAGGTAAACCAGATCCCCATCATGGACATAACGGTCGATCGCCTCGGCCAAGGACATGCGCTTGGGCATCGCGTGCGCCCCAGTCATTCCTTCCTGGTGTTGTTCGTGAAAATGGGGAGATGTCCCAGCGAGATAATATGGCGCCACCGGGCCCGCTCGCCTTCCGTGAACACGGCCGCCTCCGCGATCACGATGGCACCGGCCTTGTTCATGAGCAGGCGCATCGCCTGCAGGGTCGATCCGGTGGAGATCACGTCATCCACCAGCACCACCTTCCGACCCCGAACCAGTTCGATATCTTTCTCGTCCAGATACAGCGTCTGGGGCTGCCCTGTCGTAATCGAGAGGGTCTCCGCGCTCAGCGCCTCGCCCATATAGGGTTTATAGCTCTTGCGCAGGATCACATAGGGCAGGCCGGTCTCAATCGAAAGCTGATAAGCCAAGGGGATCGCCTTGGCCTCTGGGGTGACGATGACCTCCGCCTCCTTGGGGATCCGTTTGGCCAGCTCTTTGGCCGCTGCCAGGACCACCTCCGTGTCTCCCAGCATATTGAAGATCGCGATACGCACGCCAGGGGCGATCTCGAATAGCGGAAGATGCCGGACCAGCCCCGCGATCTCCACCGTATAGGTCTCGCGCTTCGGGCGCATGGGGTTCACCTCCCGCCGGGATGCCGGAGCTATTATAACTCAACTCGCCGCCCTGTCTTTCCGATAGCCCGGGAAGGGGAGGCCTGCTTTCCCGGCATCCACCACCCTGGGATTGTCCGCGAGTTACGCGGTGGGTTTCCCTGTGGGGCTTCGGGGATCAAAGGGGGATCCAGGTTATAATGCTACCGGAGATCCTCGTGGGAACGGAATCTCACAGCGGGGAGGCGGCACGATGAAAGCGGTGATCCCGGTGGCCGGGTTTGGAACCCGGCTGCGTCCGCACACCTACAGCAAGCCCAAGCCGCTGATCAATGTCGCCGGCAAACCCTTCCTGGGCTACATCCTGGAGAAGCTGGCGGCCCTGAACCCGGAGGAATACATCTTCATTGTGGGCTATCTGGGCGAGCAGATCCAGCACTATGTGGACAGCACTTACCGGTTGCCGGCCCGCTATGTGGAGCAGAAGGAGCTCCTCGGGCAGGCCCATGCCCTCTGGCTGGCCCGCGACTACATCGATGGCCCCATCGTGATCATCTTCGCAGATACCCTGTTTGAGGCCGATCTTCAGGATCTGGATGCCCTGGATGCGGACGGGATCGCCTTCGTGAAAGAGGTCGAGGACCCCCGTCGTTTCGGGGTGGTGGAGCTGGACGCGCGGGGCTATGTCACCCGGTTTGTGGAGAAGCCGACCAGTCTGGAGAACCGTCTGGCGGTGATTGGGATGTATTACATCCGCAATGGCCCCCTGCTGGTCAGGGCCTGTGAGGAGCTGATGGCCCGCGGCATCCGCACGCGGGGCGAGTATTTCCTCACCGATGCGCTGAACATCTTCCTGGAGTATGGCCAGCGGCTGCGGGTTCGAGAGGTGAACGTATGGGTGGATTGCGGGACGCCGGAGGCCGTGCTGGAGACGAACCGATATCTCCTTTCCCATGGCCACGACAATTCCCGGGAGGCCCAGCGGGAGGGCGTGGTGATCATCCCCCCCGTCTTTATCTCCCCCAGCGCCCATGTGCGACATGCCGTGATCGGCCCTTACGCGACCATCGCGGATGGATGCTTCATCGAGAACGCGATCATCCGGGACTCCATTGTGGATAGCGGGGCGCGGATTGTGAACGCCGTCCTGGAGCAATCCCTGATCGGGCGGGACGCTTATGTGGGGGGGCGGTTCCGGCGGTTCAATGTGGGGGATTCCTCCAGCATCGATTTCACATAATAGAGGAAGACCCGCTCGTCCCGGACAGGTTCGCCCGGCCGCAGGAGCGCTCTAGGATGCTCAGCGCTCATCGGAGGTCTCGAGGGGAGCGTCCCCTATGTCTTCGATCGCCCCCAACCCCTCGGTCCGGAGCACGGCAACGAAGGGGAGATTGCGGAACTTCTCATCCAGATCCAGCCCGTAGCCGAAGACAAAAACATTGGGGATCTCGAAACCCACGTAATCCAGGGGGACGTGGATCTCTCGTCGGGCTTTCTTATCCAGCAATGCGCAGACCCGCAGCGTAGCGGGGTTACGCGTCCAGAGGAGCCGCAGGATATGGTCCAGCGTTCGGCCGCTGTCGACGATGTCCTCCACGATCAGCACATGGCGCCCCTCGATGTTCGTCTGGAGATCCATCAGGATGCGCACGACTCCGGTGGACTGGCGGACGCCGATCCCATAGCTGGTGATCGCCATGAAATCGATTTCATGGGGAATCGTGATATGGCGCATGAGATCGGTCAGAAACATCACCCCACCCTTCAGCACGCAAACCAGCACCAGGTCTTTGCCTGCGTAATCCCGGGAGATCTGGGCTCCCAGTTCGGCGATCCGGCGCTGCAACACCTCTGCAGGGATCAGGATGCGCTCGATGAGATCCTCACATCCCCAGCGGGATGGGGTTTCCACCCGCGTCTCCTTCATTCCGGCCTCCATTCCAGCCCGGTGGCCCTGTCTCT comes from the Thermoflexus sp. genome and includes:
- a CDS encoding phosphoribosyltransferase family protein, with product MRPKRETYTVEIAGLVRHLPLFEIAPGVRIAIFNMLGDTEVVLAAAKELAKRIPKEAEVIVTPEAKAIPLAYQLSIETGLPYVILRKSYKPYMGEALSAETLSITTGQPQTLYLDEKDIELVRGRKVVLVDDVISTGSTLQAMRLLMNKAGAIVIAEAAVFTEGERARWRHIISLGHLPIFTNNTRKE
- a CDS encoding sugar phosphate nucleotidyltransferase, with amino-acid sequence MKAVIPVAGFGTRLRPHTYSKPKPLINVAGKPFLGYILEKLAALNPEEYIFIVGYLGEQIQHYVDSTYRLPARYVEQKELLGQAHALWLARDYIDGPIVIIFADTLFEADLQDLDALDADGIAFVKEVEDPRRFGVVELDARGYVTRFVEKPTSLENRLAVIGMYYIRNGPLLVRACEELMARGIRTRGEYFLTDALNIFLEYGQRLRVREVNVWVDCGTPEAVLETNRYLLSHGHDNSREAQREGVVIIPPVFISPSAHVRHAVIGPYATIADGCFIENAIIRDSIVDSGARIVNAVLEQSLIGRDAYVGGRFRRFNVGDSSSIDFT
- a CDS encoding CoA transferase subunit A, which codes for MPKRMSLAEAIDRYVHDGDLVYLAGFTHLIPFAAGHEIIRQRKRGLILARATPDLIYDQMVAAGCARRLIFSWAGNPGVGMLHAIRRAVEAGEIEIEEYTHFAMVARLTAGAAGLPFMPMRPSGHDLPRVNPHYREITCPFTGERLMAVPALQPDVAIVHVQRADEEGNAQIWGIIGEQKEAALAARRVIVTAEEIVPPEVIRQDPNRTVIPGFLVTAVCHGPYGAHPSYAQGYYDRDNAFYVEWDAISRDPERLNAWLEEWVYGVPDRAAYWEKLGPQVHQRVAIRPAWSAPVNYGEVLD
- the hpt gene encoding hypoxanthine phosphoribosyltransferase; protein product: MKETRVETPSRWGCEDLIERILIPAEVLQRRIAELGAQISRDYAGKDLVLVCVLKGGVMFLTDLMRHITIPHEIDFMAITSYGIGVRQSTGVVRILMDLQTNIEGRHVLIVEDIVDSGRTLDHILRLLWTRNPATLRVCALLDKKARREIHVPLDYVGFEIPNVFVFGYGLDLDEKFRNLPFVAVLRTEGLGAIEDIGDAPLETSDER